The following proteins come from a genomic window of Methanocalculus alkaliphilus:
- a CDS encoding AAA family ATPase, translating into MVSERRIRRRGPLPGLRILVSGKGGVGKTTLTALLATSFTGAGFSVLAIDADPQEDLAYALGCSQSMITPVTKNRQYLSEKIGGGGVISLTPDLSDLASRCGIMTPSGIRLLVMGTVESAGTGCLCPENTLIRGIVRQVKVREDEAVLMDTPAGFEHLGRGLGRGFSHLIAVTEPTERAIRTASRTAALAAELGISDRRLAINKVRSDEEYETAMAILGPDHGFSAIYRIPYTENGPGSGAVLTILSDLCGKKESA; encoded by the coding sequence TTGGTATCTGAACGGAGGATCAGGAGGAGAGGGCCGCTGCCGGGGCTTCGGATCCTCGTCAGCGGAAAGGGGGGTGTCGGCAAGACGACCCTCACCGCCCTCCTTGCCACCTCTTTCACCGGGGCAGGCTTCTCGGTCCTCGCCATCGATGCCGATCCGCAGGAGGATCTCGCCTATGCCCTCGGATGCAGTCAGTCCATGATCACCCCGGTCACAAAAAACCGCCAGTATCTCAGCGAGAAGATCGGGGGTGGCGGGGTGATCTCCCTCACCCCTGATCTCTCGGATCTCGCCTCGCGGTGCGGGATCATGACGCCGTCCGGCATCCGGCTTCTTGTGATGGGAACGGTCGAATCCGCAGGGACCGGATGCCTCTGCCCGGAGAATACCCTGATCCGTGGGATCGTCAGGCAGGTGAAAGTACGAGAGGACGAGGCGGTCCTGATGGATACACCGGCCGGCTTTGAACATCTCGGCCGTGGCCTCGGGCGGGGCTTCTCCCATCTCATCGCCGTCACCGAGCCGACGGAACGGGCGATCCGGACCGCATCCCGGACGGCAGCACTGGCAGCGGAGCTTGGGATTTCGGATCGCCGGCTTGCCATCAACAAGGTCCGTTCAGATGAGGAGTACGAAACAGCGATGGCGATCCTCGGCCCGGATCATGGCTTCTCTGCCATCTACCGGATACCGTATACTGAAAATGGACCCGGATCAGGGGCTGTCCTGACGATACTGTCGGATCTCTGCGGAAAAAAGGAGAGTGCTTAG
- a CDS encoding peptidylprolyl isomerase: protein MAEAEKQGSVLLETTMGDITIELFDDMPVTAGNFASLVKKGFYDGIIFHRVIAGFMIQGGDPKGTGTGGPGYTIRDEFAPGRKNVRGTIAMANAGPNTGGSQFFINLVDNTYLDGKHPVFGKVVNGIDVVNAIGKTKTGRNDRPQTEVKIIKASMI, encoded by the coding sequence ATGGCAGAAGCAGAGAAACAGGGCTCCGTCCTCCTCGAGACGACGATGGGCGATATTACAATCGAACTCTTTGATGATATGCCGGTGACGGCAGGCAACTTTGCCAGCCTTGTGAAGAAGGGCTTCTACGATGGGATCATCTTCCACAGGGTCATCGCCGGATTCATGATCCAGGGCGGGGATCCGAAGGGAACCGGAACCGGTGGTCCGGGATATACCATTCGGGATGAGTTTGCACCGGGGAGGAAGAATGTCAGGGGAACAATTGCTATGGCAAACGCAGGACCAAACACCGGCGGAAGCCAGTTCTTCATCAATCTCGTCGATAACACCTACCTCGACGGCAAGCACCCGGTCTTTGGAAAGGTCGTCAATGGGATCGATGTCGTCAACGCCATCGGCAAGACGAAGACCGGCAGGAACGACCGGCCCCAGACAGAAGTCAAGATCATCAAGGCATCGATGATCTAA
- a CDS encoding SagB/ThcOx family dehydrogenase, with translation MIRLLVLLGILACIPLCTGVADEPAPVAPLSDAISLPPPDMEGTLSLEEAIEARRSIRSYSSEPLSTADLSSLLWAAQGITDANRGYRAAPSAGALYPLEVTVAIGDVEGIAPGTYRYHPDGHRITLLEAGDPRSALSAAAVGQQSVADAPVTLVISGVYDRLRVRYGDRAERYTILEAGHVSQNCYLIATSRGLGTVAVGAFDDRAVQEAMGLPADEAPLYLMPVGRIG, from the coding sequence ATGATCCGACTGTTGGTTCTCCTTGGTATCCTTGCCTGCATCCCCCTCTGCACCGGGGTTGCCGATGAGCCGGCTCCCGTTGCCCCCCTCTCCGATGCGATCAGCCTTCCTCCGCCGGATATGGAAGGCACCCTCTCGCTCGAGGAGGCGATAGAAGCCCGCCGTTCGATCCGCTCCTACAGCAGTGAACCGCTCAGTACCGCCGACCTCTCCTCCCTCCTCTGGGCGGCCCAGGGGATCACCGACGCAAACCGGGGCTACCGGGCGGCCCCGTCTGCGGGTGCCCTCTACCCGCTTGAGGTGACGGTCGCCATCGGGGATGTCGAGGGGATCGCCCCCGGTACGTACCGGTACCACCCCGATGGCCACCGGATCACCCTGCTAGAGGCTGGCGATCCCCGGAGTGCCCTCTCCGCCGCCGCCGTCGGGCAGCAGTCGGTCGCCGACGCCCCCGTCACCCTCGTCATCTCCGGTGTGTATGACCGGCTCCGGGTCCGGTATGGCGACCGGGCAGAGCGGTACACCATCCTTGAGGCGGGCCATGTCTCCCAGAACTGTTACCTCATCGCAACGAGCCGGGGGCTTGGAACGGTCGCGGTCGGTGCCTTCGATGATCGTGCCGTCCAGGAGGCGATGGGCCTCCCTGCCGATGAGGCCCCGCTCTACCTGATGCCGGTGGGTCGGATCGGATGA
- a CDS encoding serine hydrolase domain-containing protein, with protein sequence MIRLLLFLLLTTLVAPVAAIDPDAWIEADLEDPGIAGAVLAVVHEGRIIHLKGYGTAEIHGSYPLDPRVTLLPVGSVTKLFTWKAMEQLAAEGKLDLDGDVNLYLPEPIIPPTYPDPITPTHLMTHTSGLDERITGLFVRDPGDILSPYETFLKNQPPRVRPAGAVTGYSNSGALLAGAVIEEVSGMPYSQYIRETILTPYGMSSTGFDPLPPFLAARYPGPALTGGVPIYSAYLPAGGMYATAEDMAIFMIHELESDTESRQIFTHDPRLPGIAEGGYMEQYRGDTRILMHSGDVPGASSLLAIIPEEDLGIFICYTGVGGSSRRYALLSLFTGDAPPGAAITDPVPGSKEEYTGTYLSTRSPETGFEAFIRVVAPAQKVITVTSRDDTLIIGDGIYIEAEPGYFLGINNPGMLVFETRYGDDWLFMGETPVVAWRKAAWHEIPDLHLAILILFSGLFLSAALIGGLRSLKGEEYRMIIILSGLAVLFPLLFFGSMEVSGLLFGTPPFFGVILWMPMAIAVLLLYSGRSLLKNKEGRFLAGLLILYLGWLQYWNLLISFG encoded by the coding sequence ATGATCCGGCTCCTCCTCTTTCTTCTTCTCACAACCCTTGTCGCACCCGTTGCCGCCATCGATCCCGATGCATGGATCGAAGCCGATCTCGAGGATCCCGGGATAGCCGGGGCGGTCCTTGCGGTTGTCCATGAGGGACGGATCATTCATCTGAAGGGATACGGAACCGCGGAGATTCATGGCAGCTATCCCCTTGATCCCAGGGTGACCCTCCTCCCGGTCGGTTCGGTGACGAAGCTCTTCACCTGGAAGGCGATGGAGCAGCTCGCAGCGGAGGGGAAGCTTGATCTCGACGGTGATGTCAACCTCTATCTTCCCGAGCCGATCATCCCTCCGACCTATCCCGATCCCATCACTCCCACGCACCTGATGACCCATACCTCCGGCCTTGATGAGCGGATCACCGGCCTCTTCGTCCGGGATCCCGGAGATATTCTCTCACCATATGAGACCTTTTTGAAGAACCAGCCTCCACGGGTCCGGCCGGCCGGGGCTGTCACAGGATACTCAAACAGCGGGGCACTCCTCGCGGGAGCTGTTATAGAAGAGGTATCCGGGATGCCGTACAGCCAGTACATCCGGGAGACGATCCTCACCCCGTACGGGATGTCCTCGACCGGGTTTGATCCCCTTCCCCCGTTCCTCGCCGCCCGGTATCCGGGTCCCGCCCTCACCGGCGGCGTACCCATCTATTCCGCCTACCTTCCGGCCGGGGGGATGTACGCAACGGCTGAGGATATGGCGATCTTCATGATCCATGAGCTTGAATCCGATACCGAATCCAGGCAGATCTTCACCCATGATCCCCGCCTCCCCGGCATCGCTGAAGGGGGCTATATGGAGCAGTACCGGGGAGATACCCGTATCCTGATGCATTCAGGGGATGTTCCCGGCGCCTCGTCCCTCCTTGCCATCATCCCCGAAGAGGATCTCGGGATCTTCATCTGCTATACCGGGGTGGGAGGATCATCAAGGCGGTATGCCCTTCTCAGCCTCTTCACCGGGGATGCTCCACCGGGAGCGGCGATCACCGATCCGGTGCCGGGATCGAAGGAGGAGTATACCGGGACCTATCTCTCCACCCGGAGCCCGGAGACCGGGTTTGAGGCATTCATCCGGGTCGTTGCCCCCGCCCAGAAGGTGATCACCGTCACCTCGCGGGACGACACCCTCATCATCGGGGATGGCATCTATATCGAGGCGGAACCGGGGTACTTCCTCGGGATCAACAACCCCGGCATGCTCGTCTTTGAGACGAGATATGGTGACGACTGGCTCTTCATGGGGGAGACGCCGGTCGTTGCCTGGAGGAAGGCGGCATGGCATGAGATCCCGGATCTTCATCTGGCGATCCTCATCCTCTTCTCCGGCCTCTTCCTCTCGGCCGCCCTCATCGGGGGTCTGCGGAGTCTCAAAGGGGAGGAGTACCGGATGATCATCATCCTCTCCGGCCTCGCCGTCCTCTTCCCCCTCCTCTTCTTCGGATCGATGGAGGTCTCAGGGCTCCTCTTCGGCACCCCGCCGTTCTTTGGAGTCATCCTCTGGATGCCGATGGCAATCGCGGTGCTTCTGCTCTACTCCGGACGTTCTCTCCTTAAAAACAAGGAAGGACGGTTTCTGGCCGGCCTTCTGATCCTCTATCTTGGATGGCTCCAGTACTGGAACCTGCTCATCTCTTTCGGATGA
- the feoB gene encoding ferrous iron transport protein B: protein MKKAITVALTGNPNVGKTTLFNTLTGSRQHVGNWPGVTVEKKEGTCEHAGRTIEVTDLPGTYSLTAYSADEVVARNFIIEDRPDVVVQVVDASNLERNLYLTMQLAELGRPVIIALNMVDVAEGRGDTIDERRLAELLAMPVIRTVGTSGKGLEDLLDAVVAIAAKGEKHTHTIGYGDNAEALISDLVGILDDDPDLAPRYPLRWLAVRLIEGDADIRRVVSGSSVGDAVFARLADIDFDEYEATLADKRYEAIGAILPQACTICVRKMTGSDMIDRVVTNKYLGIPIFLALMWGAFQLTFAVAEPFMEGIEHIFGWLGEGVAASVGTEWLASLLGDGVIGGVGGVLVFVPNIFILFLILSILEGSGYLARGAFIMDRLMYAIGLPGKSFIPMLMGFGCNVPAIMSTRTIEDERDRLITILVNPFISCGARLPVYILFAGVFFGRDAGNVIFGLYVLGILVAILSAKLFRSTVLPGESSPFIMEMPPYRIPTLKNALLNMWEKGSTYLKKAGGIILIGSLIVWFLASFPAGVEYGSEESFAGMIGKTVEPLVAPLGLDWKIAVALIFGFVAKEIVVSSLGVLYGAEEGSAALSDALLADPALSTAGALAVMVFVLLYMPCVATLAIIRKETGSWRWATFSVIYGLVVAWVLAFVTFHLAGFFLGGA, encoded by the coding sequence CGATCTCCCCGGAACCTACAGCCTGACGGCATACTCGGCCGATGAGGTCGTCGCCCGGAACTTCATCATCGAGGACCGGCCGGATGTCGTCGTCCAGGTGGTGGATGCCTCAAACCTGGAACGGAACCTCTACCTGACGATGCAGCTTGCCGAACTTGGCAGGCCGGTCATCATCGCCCTGAATATGGTGGATGTCGCAGAAGGACGGGGCGACACCATCGATGAGAGACGCCTCGCAGAACTCCTTGCGATGCCGGTCATCCGGACCGTCGGGACATCTGGCAAGGGTCTTGAGGATCTCCTGGACGCAGTCGTCGCAATTGCGGCGAAAGGGGAGAAGCATACCCATACCATCGGATACGGGGACAATGCCGAGGCACTCATCTCCGACCTCGTCGGGATCCTCGATGATGATCCCGATCTCGCTCCCCGGTACCCGCTCCGCTGGCTCGCCGTCCGTCTCATCGAAGGGGACGCGGATATCAGGAGGGTCGTCTCCGGGAGCAGTGTCGGGGATGCCGTCTTTGCACGGCTTGCCGATATCGATTTTGATGAGTACGAGGCGACCCTTGCAGACAAGCGGTACGAGGCGATCGGCGCCATCCTTCCGCAGGCCTGTACTATCTGTGTCCGGAAGATGACCGGATCGGATATGATCGACCGGGTCGTCACCAACAAGTATCTCGGCATCCCGATCTTCCTCGCCCTGATGTGGGGTGCATTCCAGCTCACCTTCGCGGTTGCTGAACCGTTCATGGAGGGGATCGAGCATATCTTCGGCTGGCTCGGCGAAGGGGTTGCCGCATCGGTCGGGACCGAATGGCTCGCCTCCCTCCTCGGGGACGGGGTCATCGGGGGTGTCGGCGGCGTCCTCGTCTTCGTCCCGAATATCTTCATCCTCTTCCTGATCCTCTCGATCCTCGAGGGGAGCGGATACCTTGCCCGCGGCGCCTTCATCATGGATCGGCTGATGTATGCGATAGGGCTGCCCGGCAAATCCTTCATCCCGATGCTGATGGGCTTTGGTTGCAATGTTCCTGCCATCATGTCCACCCGGACCATCGAGGATGAACGGGACCGGCTCATCACCATCCTGGTCAATCCCTTCATCTCCTGTGGAGCACGCCTCCCGGTCTATATCCTCTTTGCCGGTGTCTTCTTCGGCCGCGATGCAGGAAATGTCATCTTCGGACTCTATGTCCTCGGCATCCTCGTCGCCATCCTCTCGGCAAAGCTCTTCAGGAGCACCGTCCTTCCGGGGGAGTCCTCCCCCTTCATCATGGAGATGCCCCCGTACCGGATCCCGACCCTGAAGAACGCACTCCTCAATATGTGGGAGAAGGGATCGACCTACCTGAAGAAGGCCGGAGGGATCATCCTCATCGGTTCCCTCATCGTCTGGTTCCTCGCCTCGTTCCCCGCCGGGGTCGAATACGGGAGCGAAGAGAGTTTTGCGGGGATGATCGGAAAGACGGTTGAACCGCTCGTCGCCCCGCTCGGCCTCGACTGGAAGATCGCCGTTGCACTCATCTTCGGGTTCGTTGCCAAGGAGATCGTCGTCAGTTCGCTTGGTGTCCTCTATGGAGCAGAGGAGGGATCAGCCGCCCTCTCTGATGCACTCCTTGCAGACCCCGCCCTCTCGACCGCCGGCGCCCTTGCGGTGATGGTCTTTGTCCTGCTGTATATGCCCTGTGTCGCAACCCTTGCGATCATCAGAAAAGAGACGGGATCATGGCGCTGGGCAACCTTCTCGGTCATCTATGGACTGGTGGTTGCATGGGTGCTGGCGTTTGTCACGTTCCATCTGGCCGGATTCTTCCTCGGAGGTGCATAA